The Planococcus liqunii genome includes a region encoding these proteins:
- the copZ gene encoding copper chaperone CopZ, whose translation MNETLKVQGMSCAHCVNTVESSVGELQGVSSVKVDLGKGEVSVAYDNSKTSLNQIQETIEDQGYDVV comes from the coding sequence ATGAATGAAACATTGAAAGTCCAAGGCATGTCATGTGCCCATTGCGTGAATACAGTTGAATCGAGCGTCGGAGAACTTCAAGGAGTATCGTCTGTAAAAGTGGATTTGGGCAAAGGCGAAGTCAGCGTAGCTTATGACAACAGCAAAACTTCGTTGAACCAAATTCAGGAAACGATTGAAGACCAAGGATACGACGTCGTATAA